The following are from one region of the Bradyrhizobium sediminis genome:
- a CDS encoding Tex family protein, whose product MANIYRQIAEELGVREQQVEATVALLDGGATVPFVARYRKEITGALDDAQLRTLEERLNYLRELEERRTAILNSVREQGKLDAALEAAILAADSKGRLEDIYLPFKPKRRTKAEIAREAGLEPLADLLLTQPGNDPQAAAVPFIDADKQVADAAAALDGARAILVERFAEDADLLGALREQMWSNGLMTSTVRSGKKTEGEKFKDYFDFSEPLTRLPSHRILAMFRGEKEEILDLQMLPEPVSAAPAAVSSYELKIMQRFAISDQGRPGDKWLTETVRWAWRTKIQVHLNIDLRMRLWNAAETEAVRVFASNLRDLLLAAPAGARVTMGLDPGFRSGVKVAVVDATGKVVATSTIYPHEPARRWDEALATLGKLAVAHRVDLIAIGNGTASRETDKLAMDLVKLLPDLKMSKIVVSEAGASVYSASAFASEELPELDVTLRGAVSIARRLQDPLAELVKIDPKAIGVGQYQHDLGESKLARSLDAVVEDCVNAVGVDANTASAPLLARVSGIGSGLAQSIVQHRDANGPFKSRKALKEVPRLGPKAFEQCAGFLRIQGGDDPLDASGVHPEAYPVVRKILAATKSDIKAVIGNAEILRQVKPQAFVDDTFGLPTVTDILRELEKPGRDPRPAFKAAVFKEGVETLKDLKRGMILEGTVTNVAAFGAFVDIGVHQDGLVHISAMSKTFIKDPREVVKSGDIVKVKVLEVEVARKRIALTLRLDDETGGKSERSSQGMPRDNSRKSMTSSAPRKPQEPSGGALAEALRRAAEKSGRP is encoded by the coding sequence GTGGCAAACATCTACCGGCAGATTGCGGAAGAACTCGGCGTTCGCGAACAACAGGTCGAGGCGACGGTGGCGCTGCTCGACGGCGGCGCCACGGTCCCGTTCGTGGCGCGTTACCGCAAGGAAATCACCGGCGCGCTCGACGACGCGCAATTGCGCACGCTGGAAGAACGCCTGAACTATCTGCGTGAGCTCGAAGAGCGCCGTACCGCGATCCTCAATTCGGTCCGCGAACAGGGCAAGCTCGACGCCGCGCTGGAGGCCGCGATCCTCGCCGCCGACAGCAAGGGCCGCCTGGAAGACATCTATCTGCCATTCAAGCCGAAGCGCCGCACCAAGGCCGAGATCGCCAGGGAGGCCGGGCTCGAGCCGCTCGCCGATCTGCTGCTGACACAGCCGGGGAACGATCCGCAAGCCGCGGCCGTACCCTTCATCGATGCCGACAAGCAGGTGGCCGATGCCGCCGCCGCGCTCGACGGCGCCCGCGCCATCCTGGTCGAACGCTTTGCCGAAGATGCCGACCTGCTCGGCGCGCTGCGCGAACAGATGTGGTCGAATGGCCTGATGACCTCCACTGTTCGCAGCGGCAAGAAGACCGAGGGCGAGAAGTTCAAGGACTATTTCGATTTCAGCGAGCCGCTCACCAGGCTGCCGTCGCACCGCATCCTCGCGATGTTCCGCGGCGAAAAGGAGGAGATTCTGGATCTGCAGATGCTGCCCGAGCCGGTTTCGGCTGCGCCGGCCGCGGTCAGTTCCTATGAGCTGAAGATCATGCAGCGGTTTGCGATTTCCGACCAGGGCCGCCCCGGCGACAAGTGGCTGACGGAGACGGTGCGCTGGGCCTGGCGCACCAAGATCCAGGTCCATCTCAATATCGATCTGCGGATGCGGCTGTGGAACGCGGCCGAAACCGAAGCGGTGCGCGTGTTCGCGTCCAATTTGCGCGACCTCCTGCTGGCGGCGCCGGCCGGCGCGCGGGTCACCATGGGCCTCGATCCCGGCTTCCGTTCCGGCGTCAAGGTCGCGGTCGTCGATGCCACCGGCAAGGTGGTGGCCACCTCCACCATCTATCCGCATGAACCGGCGCGGCGCTGGGACGAGGCGCTGGCGACATTGGGCAAGCTCGCGGTCGCGCATCGCGTCGATCTGATCGCGATCGGCAACGGCACCGCGTCGCGCGAAACCGACAAGCTCGCCATGGATCTGGTCAAGCTGCTGCCGGACCTGAAGATGTCGAAGATCGTGGTCTCGGAAGCCGGTGCTTCGGTCTATTCGGCCTCGGCCTTTGCCTCCGAGGAATTGCCCGAGCTCGACGTCACCCTGCGCGGCGCGGTCTCGATCGCGCGGCGGCTGCAGGATCCATTGGCCGAGCTGGTCAAGATCGATCCCAAGGCGATCGGGGTCGGGCAGTATCAGCATGACCTCGGCGAGAGCAAGCTGGCGCGCTCGCTCGATGCGGTGGTGGAAGACTGCGTCAACGCCGTCGGCGTCGACGCCAACACCGCCTCGGCGCCGCTGTTGGCGCGGGTGTCCGGCATCGGCTCCGGACTGGCGCAGAGCATCGTGCAGCATCGCGACGCCAATGGCCCGTTCAAATCGCGCAAGGCGCTGAAGGAGGTGCCGCGGCTCGGGCCCAAGGCGTTCGAACAATGCGCCGGCTTCCTGCGCATCCAGGGTGGCGACGATCCGCTCGACGCCTCCGGCGTGCATCCGGAAGCCTATCCGGTGGTGCGCAAGATTCTTGCCGCGACCAAGAGCGACATCAAGGCGGTGATCGGCAACGCGGAGATCCTGCGCCAGGTCAAGCCGCAGGCTTTCGTCGACGACACCTTCGGTCTGCCGACGGTGACCGACATCCTGCGCGAATTGGAAAAGCCCGGCCGCGACCCGCGCCCGGCCTTCAAGGCCGCGGTGTTCAAGGAGGGCGTCGAGACCTTGAAGGATCTCAAGCGCGGCATGATCCTCGAAGGCACGGTCACCAACGTGGCGGCGTTCGGCGCCTTCGTCGATATCGGCGTGCATCAGGACGGACTGGTGCACATCTCGGCGATGTCGAAGACCTTTATCAAGGATCCGCGCGAGGTGGTGAAATCGGGCGACATCGTCAAGGTCAAGGTGCTGGAGGTCGAGGTCGCCCGCAAGCGCATCGCGCTGACGCTGCGGCTCGATGACGAGACCGGCGGCAAGAGCGAGCGCTCCTCGCAGGGCATGCCGCGCGACAATTCCAGGAAGTCGATGACGTCGTCCGCGCCGCGCAAGCCGCAGGAGCCGTCCGGCGGCGCGCTGGCCGAAGCCCTGCGCCGAGCCGCCGAGAAGAGCGGCAGGCCCTAG
- the pcaB gene encoding 3-carboxy-cis,cis-muconate cycloisomerase — protein sequence MPAFPTSTTVLDSILFRDAFGTPAMREVFSDFSLISRYAEVEIALARAEARCGVIPAEAAEEIAKRTDVAAFDFDALRKETDIVGYPILPLVHQMTKQCGEAGRYVHWGATTQDIMDTAVVLQLREALKIIEADIAALRGILADLSKRYRDTPMAGRTHLQQALPVTFGYKTAIYLAMFDRHAERLEQLKPRVLVGQFAGAAGTLASLGGKGLEVQQALCEELGLGVPVSTWHVARDGFAEAVNFLALVTGSLGKIALDIMIMASTEFAEVYEPFVKGRGASSTMPQKRNPISSELMLAASKAVRQHAGLMLDAMVQDFERATGPWHAEWMAIPESFVLAAGALHQAKFALEGLVVDEKRMADNLDISRGLIVAEAVMMGLAPQIGRQQAHDIVYDACRLASENGMTLADALSADPRVSGRIDRATIDRLTSPKNYLGLAPVMVDRVLAAAKLG from the coding sequence ATGCCCGCCTTCCCGACTTCCACCACCGTTCTCGATTCCATCCTGTTCCGCGACGCCTTCGGCACCCCTGCCATGCGCGAGGTGTTTTCGGACTTCAGCCTGATCTCCCGCTATGCCGAGGTCGAGATTGCGCTCGCCAGAGCTGAAGCGCGCTGCGGCGTGATCCCGGCCGAGGCGGCGGAGGAGATTGCAAAGCGTACCGACGTTGCGGCGTTCGATTTCGATGCCTTGCGGAAGGAAACCGATATCGTCGGCTACCCCATTTTGCCGCTGGTCCACCAAATGACAAAACAATGCGGCGAGGCCGGCCGCTACGTGCATTGGGGTGCTACCACGCAGGACATCATGGACACCGCCGTGGTGCTGCAACTGCGCGAGGCGCTGAAGATCATCGAAGCGGATATCGCGGCACTACGCGGCATCCTCGCCGACCTGTCGAAGCGCTACCGCGATACGCCGATGGCGGGCCGCACCCATCTGCAGCAGGCGCTGCCGGTGACGTTCGGCTACAAGACCGCGATTTATCTCGCCATGTTCGACCGCCACGCCGAGCGCCTCGAACAATTGAAGCCGCGCGTGCTGGTCGGCCAGTTCGCGGGCGCAGCCGGCACGCTGGCTTCGCTCGGCGGCAAGGGGCTGGAAGTCCAGCAGGCGCTTTGCGAGGAACTCGGCCTCGGCGTTCCCGTGTCCACCTGGCACGTCGCCCGCGACGGCTTTGCGGAAGCCGTGAATTTCCTTGCGCTGGTGACGGGCTCGCTCGGCAAGATCGCGCTCGACATCATGATCATGGCCTCGACCGAATTCGCCGAGGTCTACGAACCCTTCGTGAAGGGCCGCGGCGCGTCCTCGACCATGCCGCAGAAGCGCAATCCGATCTCGTCCGAGCTGATGCTGGCGGCCTCGAAGGCCGTGCGGCAGCACGCCGGGTTGATGCTGGATGCCATGGTTCAGGATTTCGAACGCGCCACCGGGCCATGGCATGCCGAATGGATGGCCATTCCGGAGAGTTTCGTGCTCGCCGCCGGCGCCCTGCATCAGGCGAAGTTCGCGCTCGAGGGCCTGGTCGTCGACGAGAAGCGGATGGCCGACAATCTCGACATCAGCCGCGGGCTGATCGTCGCCGAAGCCGTCATGATGGGACTGGCGCCCCAGATCGGCCGGCAGCAGGCGCATGATATCGTCTACGACGCCTGCCGCCTCGCCAGCGAAAACGGCATGACGCTCGCCGACGCACTGTCGGCGGACCCGCGGGTGTCCGGGCGCATCGATCGCGCCACCATCGATCGGCTGACCTCGCCCAAGAATTATCTCGGCCTTGCGCCTGTGATGGTGGATCGGGTGCTGGCGGCCGCGAAGCTGGGATAG
- a CDS encoding Hsp70 family protein produces MSICGLDFGTSNTTLGTIVGDAPVLTALEAGHTTIPSAIFYQADGGVLIGRKAIETYVEGAPGRLMRSLKSVLGTALIEETTRLGRERTSFRDVIAYYLGAVKRRAEQATGRELRDVVHGRPVHFVDNADDADRKAEQTLREIAREIGFGEVTFQFEPIAAALDYERQIGSEEIALIADIGGGTSDFSIVRLGPQRHGRSDRASDILANDGVRIGGTDFDRQLSLGVIMPLFGFGSAMKRPGLDVPSSYFHDLATWSNINRMYEPRVLAGIRQVRQEASEPDLLDRLVRVVDEQRGHTLAMEVEEAKIALSDSRRANIPLEWVAPGLGAAIGRPDLVSHTRQLAGRIAARIKICLTQAQLSAGDIDAVFLTGGSVRLAHVRKAITKALPSARIVEGDTFGAVGKGLTLEALRRYGPGH; encoded by the coding sequence ATGTCGATCTGCGGACTTGATTTCGGAACCTCGAACACGACGCTCGGCACCATCGTCGGCGATGCGCCGGTTCTGACGGCGCTGGAGGCCGGCCACACCACGATCCCGAGCGCGATTTTCTATCAAGCCGACGGCGGGGTGCTGATCGGACGCAAGGCGATCGAGACCTATGTCGAGGGCGCGCCCGGCCGGCTGATGCGCAGCCTCAAATCGGTGCTCGGCACCGCGCTGATCGAGGAGACCACGCGGCTGGGGCGCGAGCGGACCAGCTTTCGCGACGTGATCGCCTATTACCTCGGCGCGGTCAAACGGCGTGCCGAACAGGCCACCGGCCGCGAGCTGCGCGACGTGGTGCACGGCCGGCCGGTGCACTTCGTCGACAATGCCGACGACGCCGACCGCAAGGCGGAGCAGACCCTGCGGGAGATCGCGCGCGAAATCGGCTTCGGCGAGGTCACATTCCAGTTCGAGCCGATTGCAGCGGCGCTGGACTATGAGCGCCAGATCGGGAGCGAGGAAATCGCCCTGATCGCCGATATCGGCGGCGGCACTTCGGATTTCTCGATCGTGCGGCTGGGGCCGCAGCGCCACGGCAGAAGCGACCGCGCCTCCGACATTCTTGCCAATGACGGCGTGCGCATCGGCGGCACCGATTTCGATCGCCAACTCAGTCTCGGCGTCATCATGCCGCTGTTCGGCTTCGGCAGCGCCATGAAGCGGCCCGGCCTCGATGTGCCCTCGAGTTATTTCCACGACCTCGCCACCTGGTCGAACATCAACCGCATGTACGAGCCGCGGGTGCTCGCGGGCATCCGCCAGGTCCGGCAGGAGGCAAGCGAGCCCGATCTGCTCGATCGGCTGGTGCGGGTGGTCGACGAACAGCGCGGCCATACGCTGGCGATGGAGGTCGAGGAAGCCAAGATTGCGCTGTCCGACAGCCGCCGGGCCAACATCCCGCTGGAATGGGTCGCGCCGGGCCTCGGCGCCGCCATCGGCCGCCCCGACCTCGTCAGCCATACCAGGCAACTGGCCGGGCGCATCGCGGCGCGTATCAAGATCTGCCTGACGCAGGCGCAATTGTCCGCAGGCGATATCGACGCGGTGTTCCTGACCGGTGGCTCGGTGCGGCTCGCGCATGTGCGCAAGGCGATCACCAAGGCGCTGCCGTCGGCCCGGATCGTCGAAGGCGACACGTTTGGTGCGGTCGGCAAGGGCCTCACCCTCGAGGCGCTCCGGCGTTATGGGCCGGGGCATTGA
- a CDS encoding rhodanese-like domain-containing protein, whose amino-acid sequence MTIPAITPSQVRCMLLSRDEIALLDLRHEAVFASGHPLFAANMAAGRIALEAGTRLPRHDVPIVLYDAGEGLVAQAADRFKDLGYTDVRQLEGGLDAWRTAGYELFQDVNSYAKAFGELVESRRHTPSLPAEEVAALIADKANVAILDVRRFDEYATMNIPGSVSVPGAELVLRAGGIAPDPETIIIVNCAGRTRSIIGAQSLINAGVANRVVALRNGTIGWTLAKQELEHGADRRGGIGPSEGAQARAREVAYRAGVKHVGPDEAMALQAQSHRTLYRFDVRDAEEYAAGHIAGCRHYPGGQLVQEIDMAAPVRGARILLTDDRGVRADMTASWLAQMGWEVYVLEGGYDRALEMGPPQVLPKPDPAHRYRRPYEGTDVDAGAMQAYLDWEYGLVEQLRRDGTHGFSVI is encoded by the coding sequence ATGACCATACCCGCCATCACCCCCTCGCAAGTCCGCTGCATGCTGCTCTCGCGCGATGAAATCGCGCTGCTCGATCTGCGCCACGAGGCCGTCTTTGCGTCAGGCCATCCGCTGTTTGCCGCCAACATGGCGGCCGGCCGGATCGCGCTCGAGGCTGGGACGAGATTGCCGCGCCATGATGTGCCGATCGTTCTTTACGACGCCGGCGAGGGCCTCGTTGCGCAGGCCGCGGATCGCTTCAAGGATCTGGGATACACCGACGTTCGCCAACTCGAAGGCGGGCTCGATGCCTGGCGGACGGCGGGCTATGAACTGTTTCAGGACGTCAATTCCTACGCCAAGGCGTTCGGCGAACTCGTCGAGTCCCGCCGGCACACGCCCTCGCTGCCGGCGGAGGAAGTCGCCGCCCTGATTGCGGACAAGGCCAATGTCGCCATTCTCGACGTCCGGCGGTTCGACGAATATGCCACCATGAACATCCCTGGCTCCGTCAGCGTGCCTGGCGCCGAACTGGTGCTGCGTGCGGGCGGTATCGCGCCGGATCCCGAGACCATCATCATCGTCAATTGCGCCGGCCGCACCCGGTCGATCATCGGCGCCCAGTCGCTGATCAACGCCGGCGTCGCCAACAGGGTGGTGGCGCTGCGCAACGGCACGATCGGCTGGACGCTGGCGAAGCAAGAGCTCGAGCACGGCGCGGACCGGCGCGGCGGCATCGGCCCGTCCGAGGGCGCGCAGGCCAGGGCCCGCGAAGTCGCCTATCGCGCCGGCGTGAAGCATGTCGGCCCGGACGAAGCGATGGCGCTGCAGGCTCAAAGTCATCGCACGCTCTATCGCTTCGACGTCCGCGACGCCGAAGAGTATGCCGCCGGCCACATCGCAGGTTGTCGCCACTATCCCGGCGGGCAACTGGTGCAGGAGATCGACATGGCCGCGCCGGTGCGCGGCGCGCGCATTCTTCTCACCGACGACAGGGGCGTGCGCGCCGACATGACCGCGTCCTGGCTCGCGCAGATGGGCTGGGAAGTCTACGTGCTCGAAGGCGGCTATGATCGCGCGCTGGAAATGGGGCCGCCGCAGGTCTTGCCGAAGCCCGACCCGGCGCACCGCTACCGCCGACCCTATGAGGGCACCGATGTCGATGCCGGCGCGATGCAGGCCTACCTCGATTGGGAATACGGCCTCGTCGAACAGCTTCGGCGCGACGGCACTCATGGATTCTCTGTGATTTGA
- a CDS encoding thiamine pyrophosphate-binding protein, producing the protein MADLAARPNQASPPPTWPDDVYRILKEADVKQVGMVPDAGHSRLIRAFEADPETRVVTLTTEEEGVAMLAGAWLGGQRGVLLMQSSGVGNCINMLSLPAICHMPLLMLVTMRGDWGEFNPWQIPMGQGTHAALEAMGVIVTRADEPHLVAQTVWGAANLAFNTWRPAAVLIGQRVLGAKNFKELARK; encoded by the coding sequence ATGGCAGATTTGGCCGCCAGACCGAACCAGGCGTCACCGCCGCCGACGTGGCCGGACGACGTCTACCGCATCCTCAAGGAAGCTGATGTCAAGCAGGTCGGGATGGTGCCGGATGCCGGCCACAGCCGTCTCATCCGCGCCTTCGAGGCCGATCCGGAGACACGCGTCGTCACCTTGACGACGGAAGAGGAAGGCGTGGCCATGCTCGCCGGCGCCTGGCTCGGCGGACAGCGCGGCGTACTCCTGATGCAGTCGAGCGGTGTCGGCAACTGCATCAACATGCTGTCGCTGCCAGCGATCTGCCACATGCCGCTGCTGATGCTGGTGACGATGCGCGGCGACTGGGGTGAGTTCAACCCGTGGCAGATCCCGATGGGGCAGGGAACGCACGCGGCGCTCGAGGCCATGGGCGTCATCGTCACGCGCGCGGACGAGCCGCATCTCGTCGCGCAGACGGTCTGGGGGGCTGCGAATCTGGCCTTCAACACCTGGCGGCCAGCCGCGGTCCTGATCGGGCAGCGGGTGTTAGGGGCCAAGAACTTCAAGGAGCTGGCGCGCAAATGA
- a CDS encoding aminotransferase class V-fold PLP-dependent enzyme: protein MAYFNTASNAPQLNASRARLLEAAGAKSRPWERQPSDFFAEAESIRSLAADLFGADSDAWAVIPAASYGLSAAARAIEPTLEPGDRILVMADEFPSNVLPWRRAAAQAGAVLTTVATPADGDWTAAILEEIRPGIRVVALAHCHWTNGALLDLTQISAACRRIGAVLVLDVTQSLGALPLDLATVDPDFMVAAGYKWLLCPYGFGLMYVAPRWRDARPLEETWLARTGAEDFANLVNYSDVYRPGARRFDVGETCTATILPAAIAALEQLRAWGIARVAESLGAIADRIAPELEARGFGVLPAMRRAPHMFGATLPGRDDGDFAASLRERDVFVSRRGQSIRFAPHLHVTEADLAQLVAALERTGS, encoded by the coding sequence GTGGCCTATTTCAACACCGCCTCCAACGCCCCGCAGCTGAATGCCTCGCGTGCTCGCCTGCTCGAAGCCGCCGGCGCAAAAAGCCGCCCCTGGGAACGTCAGCCATCCGATTTCTTTGCCGAAGCGGAAAGTATCCGCAGTCTTGCAGCGGATCTTTTCGGCGCTGATTCCGACGCATGGGCGGTCATTCCCGCGGCCAGTTACGGATTGAGCGCTGCCGCACGCGCCATCGAACCGACTCTCGAACCGGGAGACCGCATCCTGGTGATGGCCGACGAGTTTCCCTCCAATGTCCTGCCGTGGCGCCGGGCGGCCGCGCAGGCCGGCGCGGTCCTGACGACGGTGGCAACGCCTGCGGACGGGGATTGGACGGCCGCGATCCTCGAGGAGATTCGCCCGGGCATCCGTGTCGTCGCGCTGGCTCACTGTCACTGGACCAACGGTGCGTTGCTCGACCTCACGCAAATCAGCGCCGCCTGTCGGCGGATCGGCGCGGTTCTGGTGCTCGACGTCACCCAGTCGCTCGGTGCCCTGCCGCTGGATCTCGCGACGGTCGATCCGGATTTCATGGTGGCGGCAGGTTACAAATGGCTGCTGTGCCCCTACGGCTTCGGCTTGATGTATGTCGCGCCGCGCTGGCGCGACGCCAGGCCGCTGGAAGAGACCTGGCTGGCGCGCACCGGCGCCGAGGATTTTGCGAACCTCGTGAATTACAGCGATGTCTATCGTCCCGGAGCCCGGCGGTTCGATGTCGGCGAGACCTGCACCGCTACAATCCTGCCCGCGGCGATCGCCGCGCTCGAACAACTGCGGGCCTGGGGCATTGCGCGGGTCGCCGAGAGCCTCGGGGCAATTGCCGACCGGATCGCGCCGGAGCTGGAAGCGCGAGGTTTTGGCGTGCTGCCGGCAATGCGGCGCGCGCCGCACATGTTCGGCGCGACGCTGCCGGGCAGGGATGATGGTGACTTTGCCGCGAGCTTGCGCGAACGGGACGTCTTCGTGAGCCGGCGCGGGCAATCGATCCGCTTTGCGCCTCATCTTCATGTCACCGAAGCCGACCTCGCCCAGCTGGTCGCGGCGCTCGAGCGGACGGGATCTTGA
- a CDS encoding LysR family transcriptional regulator, giving the protein MDLKQLRTFRAVAELGSLSKAADRLRAAQPALSRHIKLLEHELRVELFIRNGRGMLLTSAGQILLDRTTGLVRQIEQVRDDIQSASGKPSGRVILGLVPTVSAVLSGRLARRIITDLPDISLRIVESYGGHLVEWLHRGEMDLAITYGPADDLHLSVHSIGHEDLAVVGPPGSGLARKKQVELEWLVKQRLILPSVSHGLRALLEKAVARKKLTLNAMIEADSYRAQIALMEEGLGYTLLPASAIRAELAAKRLEMAALVNPPVSREIILASPIARPSSIATSTISSLIVAEIEQLAKEGLWKIRMAG; this is encoded by the coding sequence ATGGATCTCAAACAACTGCGCACCTTCCGGGCGGTGGCGGAGCTCGGAAGCCTGAGCAAGGCGGCGGACCGGCTGCGGGCCGCCCAGCCCGCGCTCAGCCGGCACATCAAGCTGCTCGAGCACGAGCTTCGGGTTGAGCTTTTCATCCGCAACGGACGCGGCATGCTCTTGACCAGCGCCGGCCAGATCCTGCTCGACCGCACCACCGGGCTGGTGCGGCAGATCGAACAGGTTCGCGACGACATCCAATCGGCGAGCGGTAAGCCGTCCGGACGGGTGATCCTCGGCCTGGTGCCGACGGTAAGCGCCGTGTTGTCGGGGCGCCTGGCGCGCCGGATCATCACGGATCTTCCCGATATTTCGCTGCGCATCGTGGAAAGCTATGGCGGCCATCTGGTCGAATGGTTGCACCGGGGCGAGATGGATCTCGCCATCACCTACGGTCCCGCCGACGACCTGCATCTTTCCGTCCACTCGATCGGACACGAGGACCTCGCCGTCGTCGGTCCGCCGGGCTCGGGCCTGGCCAGGAAAAAGCAGGTCGAGCTGGAGTGGCTGGTCAAGCAGAGGCTGATCCTTCCCAGCGTTTCGCATGGCCTGCGGGCGCTGCTCGAGAAAGCCGTGGCCCGCAAGAAATTGACGCTCAACGCCATGATCGAGGCCGATTCATACCGCGCCCAGATCGCCCTCATGGAAGAGGGGCTGGGCTACACGCTGTTGCCGGCATCCGCGATCCGCGCCGAGCTGGCGGCCAAGCGGCTGGAAATGGCGGCCCTCGTAAATCCGCCGGTCAGTCGCGAAATCATTCTGGCATCGCCGATCGCGCGCCCCTCATCCATCGCCACCAGCACGATCTCGTCGCTGATCGTTGCCGAGATCGAACAGCTTGCCAAAGAAGGCCTTTGGAAAATCCGGATGGCGGGCTGA
- a CDS encoding thiamine pyrophosphate-dependent enzyme produces MTNPNALLHRRDVVGELLRDRGDLLVIAGLGAPNWDVSAAGDNPNNFPLWGAMGAASMMGLGLALAQPKRKVLVVTGDGEMLMNLGSLATIAVERPPNLTIAVLDNERFGETGMQRTHTASGVDLAAMALAAGIRTSRVVRTMEQVTEIRDLAYQGKGPVFAQVKINPEALVFVLPPADGVILTARFRQSVLGDEALYN; encoded by the coding sequence ATGACCAACCCGAATGCTCTGCTTCATCGCCGCGACGTCGTGGGCGAACTGCTGCGTGACCGCGGCGACCTGCTCGTCATCGCCGGACTCGGCGCGCCGAACTGGGACGTCTCGGCCGCCGGCGACAACCCCAACAATTTCCCGCTGTGGGGCGCCATGGGCGCGGCCTCGATGATGGGACTGGGCCTTGCGCTGGCGCAGCCGAAGCGGAAGGTGCTGGTCGTCACCGGCGACGGCGAGATGCTGATGAACCTCGGCTCGCTCGCCACCATCGCCGTCGAGAGACCGCCGAACCTGACGATCGCCGTGCTCGACAATGAGCGGTTCGGCGAGACCGGCATGCAGAGGACCCATACCGCCTCAGGCGTCGACCTCGCCGCCATGGCGCTTGCCGCGGGTATCCGGACATCGCGCGTCGTCAGGACCATGGAACAGGTGACGGAGATCCGCGATCTCGCCTATCAGGGCAAGGGACCGGTGTTCGCGCAGGTCAAGATCAATCCCGAGGCGCTGGTCTTCGTGTTGCCGCCGGCCGATGGCGTCATCCTGACGGCACGCTTCCGGCAATCCGTTCTCGGAGACGAAGCGCTCTACAATTGA